A single Pedobacter sp. PACM 27299 DNA region contains:
- the pgl gene encoding 6-phosphogluconolactonase, with the protein MNLLIYKTQEELQQDLVDYIVAIANKAIEEQGYFNFVLTGGNSPKELYHSLATTYKDKIDWTKVYFFFGDERNVMPDHESYNGLMAKRAMLDLLEIPANQIFYVDTTLAPEKAAIEYTKAINAHFDGADLCFDLILLGMGDDAHTASLFPGTTILNNKEVEVDSVFVEKLSTYRISFTAPLINKAKNIAFLVFGENKAEAVKHVIEDQKKNPKLYPTQLIKPVDGSVTWFLDDAAAALLDH; encoded by the coding sequence TAGTGGATTATATTGTTGCAATTGCCAACAAAGCGATTGAAGAACAAGGCTATTTCAATTTTGTACTGACCGGGGGCAACTCTCCAAAAGAATTGTACCACTCACTGGCTACAACCTATAAAGATAAAATCGACTGGACTAAAGTATATTTCTTCTTCGGCGATGAACGGAATGTGATGCCTGATCATGAAAGCTACAACGGCTTAATGGCAAAAAGAGCCATGCTCGACCTGCTGGAGATTCCTGCAAACCAGATTTTTTATGTAGATACTACCCTTGCTCCTGAAAAAGCAGCAATCGAGTATACGAAAGCAATTAATGCCCATTTCGATGGTGCTGACCTTTGCTTTGACCTGATTTTGCTGGGTATGGGTGATGATGCACATACAGCTTCCCTATTCCCAGGAACTACGATCCTGAATAATAAAGAAGTAGAAGTGGACTCTGTGTTTGTAGAGAAACTTTCTACTTACCGCATCAGCTTTACTGCTCCTCTAATCAATAAAGCAAAGAATATTGCATTCTTAGTATTTGGTGAGAATAAAGCAGAAGCAGTGAAACATGTGATCGAAGATCAAAAGAAAAACCCAAAATTATATCCTACACAATTGATTAAACCAGTAGACGGAAGCGTGACCTGGTTTTTAGATGATGCTGCCGCAGCTCTATTAGATCATTAG
- a CDS encoding beta strand repeat-containing protein — protein sequence MSLFSLKNISRNCFLLLLTITLIVIWGGDVKGQRVYGQYVVTTPANSGGSPGAGGAGGLLGGAGNQGTFLVTNPGNASDGDLTNFATLSATSGSGGNLGGNVGQLSTAFINLNFTGSVTPAAQNAIIFKLTGGDLTKIFVQAYNGTTPVGTAQAVSGLSKTGSGDYIFTPTAACNSIGIIINTAVSGLLGVTSINNANIYYAYFMDPTCSLSSYTTTSMTGINVSSTFLTPDNAIDGNITTYSRLSTGLGVATTLNQDIYLSKLTGAQDAATITFSIPPSVLAAGVAAYINIITYNGTTNVGQIAFSGLLLGTDLLNLVKSGLPTTLSYAPGVPFNRIQISSSSLVGLATSLDIYEVTTTPAKPTFTSTTTQNVTICAGNPATLNAIPASSVNELRWYSAIMGGALLHTGNSYTPIPTPTADTTTYFVATGKIGCTIESERVPAKIIVRPLPVVAAITGTLSTCMGSTTQLGNPTTGGAWSSLNTAIATISSTGLVSGVAPGTATINYVVNGTNGCPTTVLATITINALPVVNAITGTLSACIGNTTQLSSSTSAGVWTSGTPAVATINSSGLVTGVTTGTSLITYTVTNGNGCVASQTATVTINALPVVSAITGTLTACIGNTTQLSSTTSGGVWSSGTPAVATVSSSGLVTGVTSGTAVITYTVTNANGCTASQMTTVTINPLPVVAAITGTLSACIGNTTQLSCSTSGGVWTSATPAVATVNSSGLLTGVTAGTSVITYTVTNANGCIAKQTATVTINALPVVAAITGTLSACIGNTTQLSSTTSAGVWTSGTPAVASINSSGLVTGLTSGTSLITYTVTNGNGCVATQTTTVTINALPVVAPITGTMSTCIGKTTQLANTTSSGVWSSVNPTIATVNSAGLVTGVAVGTATINYTVTNSNGCITIVTTSVAVHLQPALPAISQKNLCLGQSIDLNTLNPSDGNGTTGGNYSWSAIGAGGTPLSATLVSPALGNTTYYLRYTKDGCFSDSSVLIIMHPKPPTPHVTLN from the coding sequence ATGTCGCTGTTCAGTTTAAAAAACATAAGTAGAAATTGTTTTTTATTACTATTAACGATTACGTTAATTGTGATCTGGGGAGGCGATGTGAAAGGACAACGGGTATATGGACAATATGTTGTAACGACTCCTGCAAATTCAGGTGGTTCGCCAGGAGCAGGTGGTGCGGGTGGACTTTTAGGCGGTGCTGGTAATCAAGGAACATTTTTAGTAACGAATCCAGGAAATGCAAGTGATGGTGACTTAACAAATTTTGCAACCCTTAGTGCAACTAGTGGTAGTGGAGGTAATTTAGGCGGAAATGTAGGTCAACTTTCTACTGCATTTATCAACCTAAACTTTACAGGCTCTGTTACGCCAGCAGCTCAAAATGCGATTATTTTTAAACTTACAGGTGGAGATTTAACTAAAATTTTTGTACAAGCATATAATGGCACTACACCTGTTGGCACCGCACAAGCAGTTAGCGGTCTGTCAAAAACAGGCTCCGGTGATTATATTTTTACACCTACTGCCGCATGTAATTCTATAGGAATTATAATCAACACAGCTGTTTCAGGTTTACTTGGAGTTACCTCAATTAATAATGCAAATATTTATTACGCTTATTTCATGGATCCAACCTGTTCCTTAAGCAGTTATACAACCACTAGTATGACTGGAATAAACGTCAGTTCTACTTTTCTAACCCCAGACAATGCAATTGACGGAAATATAACAACTTATTCCAGATTATCTACCGGACTCGGCGTAGCAACAACCTTAAATCAGGACATATACTTATCTAAATTAACAGGTGCTCAAGACGCAGCTACCATCACCTTTTCTATTCCACCATCTGTTCTGGCAGCCGGTGTTGCTGCTTACATTAATATAATCACTTATAATGGTACAACAAATGTTGGTCAGATAGCCTTTTCTGGACTCTTGCTAGGTACTGATTTATTAAACTTAGTAAAATCCGGATTACCAACTACGCTCTCTTACGCACCTGGTGTCCCTTTTAATCGTATTCAGATTTCCAGCTCTTCTTTGGTCGGATTGGCGACTAGTTTAGACATTTATGAAGTTACTACCACTCCTGCGAAGCCTACTTTTACCTCGACAACTACACAAAATGTGACCATTTGCGCTGGAAACCCTGCCACCTTAAACGCTATACCAGCTAGTTCAGTTAATGAATTGAGGTGGTATTCTGCCATAATGGGTGGAGCATTATTACATACCGGTAACTCTTATACACCAATCCCTACGCCTACCGCCGATACAACTACTTATTTTGTAGCGACTGGAAAAATAGGTTGTACTATTGAATCAGAACGTGTTCCAGCCAAAATAATCGTCCGACCGTTACCTGTTGTAGCTGCGATTACCGGAACTTTATCTACCTGTATGGGCTCAACAACCCAGTTGGGAAATCCTACCACTGGTGGTGCATGGTCTAGCCTAAATACAGCTATTGCAACCATAAGCAGTACTGGGCTTGTGAGTGGTGTTGCTCCAGGAACAGCCACAATTAACTATGTCGTCAACGGGACAAACGGTTGTCCGACTACGGTATTAGCAACCATCACCATAAACGCTTTACCTGTGGTTAATGCAATTACGGGAACTTTATCTGCCTGTATCGGTAATACCACACAATTATCCAGCAGCACTTCTGCTGGAGTTTGGACCAGCGGCACTCCTGCTGTGGCCACTATAAACAGCAGCGGATTAGTGACGGGAGTAACCACCGGAACTTCCCTGATCACTTATACGGTAACCAATGGAAATGGTTGTGTAGCCAGTCAAACCGCAACAGTAACCATCAACGCTTTACCGGTAGTTTCCGCTATTACTGGAACATTAACTGCATGTATAGGTAATACCACACAATTATCCAGTACTACTTCTGGTGGAGTCTGGAGCAGTGGTACTCCTGCCGTGGCCACTGTAAGCAGCAGCGGGTTAGTGACTGGTGTAACTTCCGGAACTGCTGTGATTACCTATACCGTAACCAATGCGAATGGTTGTACTGCTTCGCAAATGACAACTGTCACCATCAATCCTTTACCAGTTGTTGCCGCTATTACCGGCACTTTAAGCGCCTGCATCGGCAATACTACTCAATTATCCTGCAGCACTTCTGGTGGAGTCTGGACCAGTGCGACTCCTGCTGTAGCTACTGTAAACAGCAGCGGATTACTCACCGGAGTAACTGCCGGAACGTCAGTGATCACCTATACAGTGACCAATGCAAATGGTTGTATCGCTAAGCAAACCGCAACCGTCACCATCAACGCTTTACCTGTAGTTGCTGCGATTACAGGAACGTTATCTGCCTGTATCGGTAATACTACTCAATTATCCAGCACCACTTCTGCTGGAGTCTGGACTAGCGGTACTCCGGCTGTGGCAAGCATAAATAGTAGTGGATTGGTAACTGGCCTAACCTCCGGAACATCCCTAATTACTTACACAGTGACCAATGGAAACGGCTGTGTCGCTACACAAACAACGACAGTTACCATCAATGCTTTACCAGTAGTTGCTCCTATTACAGGGACAATGAGCACGTGTATAGGTAAAACAACTCAGCTAGCCAATACGACAAGTTCAGGAGTATGGAGCAGTGTTAATCCAACTATTGCGACTGTAAACAGTGCTGGTCTGGTAACTGGTGTTGCTGTTGGAACAGCTACAATTAACTATACAGTAACCAATTCAAATGGTTGTATCACAATAGTGACTACCAGCGTGGCTGTTCATTTGCAACCTGCCCTCCCAGCGATTAGTCAGAAAAACTTATGCTTAGGCCAATCCATAGACCTGAACACACTAAATCCAAGCGATGGAAACGGAACAACAGGCGGCAATTACTCCTGGTCTGCGATTGGTGCAGGAGGAACTCCTCTAAGCGCTACTCTGGTCTCCCCTGCACTTGGCAATACCACCTATTACTTAAGATATACAAAAGATGGCTGCTTCAGCGACAGCAGTGTGCTGATCATTATGCACCCAAAACCGCCTACCCCTCATGTCACTTTAAATTAA
- a CDS encoding gliding motility-associated C-terminal domain-containing protein, with protein MFNRKTGFVSGMLLLSATACFAQSSGQATAVIPAGSSLKLRAASVNAVSYQWLKNGVIIPDATNIEYAAFDPGIYTVISYNTNGCASDISDPLLLTGGTVLVLSADVMITKSSENKSITVNDAFEYLLQVKNNGVGSASNVKVQDILPENMVLEQLLHPSVGYADYTLGSRTVLWQIPKLENGESANLRIRVKPSKPGMLENTATVSATESDPDLSNNTSTNRKSVTDLIIPNVFTPNGDGKNDTFTIPQLERYPENELSIFNRWGSAVLEKKPYKNDWDGSQLSEGTYFYLLKVKMANNTWEVYKGFVTIIR; from the coding sequence ATGTTTAACAGAAAAACAGGTTTTGTGTCAGGTATGCTGTTGCTCAGTGCAACGGCATGCTTTGCGCAATCTAGTGGCCAGGCAACTGCAGTAATCCCTGCTGGTTCGTCCCTAAAACTTAGGGCTGCTTCTGTTAATGCAGTGAGTTACCAATGGTTAAAAAATGGTGTCATTATACCGGATGCCACTAATATTGAATATGCCGCTTTCGATCCCGGCATCTACACCGTAATTTCTTACAATACAAATGGCTGCGCTTCCGATATTTCAGACCCCCTCCTGCTCACTGGCGGGACGGTACTGGTGTTGAGTGCAGATGTGATGATCACCAAAAGTTCAGAGAATAAATCGATCACCGTAAATGATGCTTTTGAATACCTGTTACAGGTAAAAAACAATGGCGTCGGCTCTGCCAGCAATGTGAAAGTTCAGGACATCCTTCCGGAAAACATGGTCTTAGAACAGTTGCTTCACCCTAGCGTAGGTTACGCCGATTATACATTGGGCAGTAGAACCGTCTTATGGCAGATTCCAAAACTGGAGAATGGAGAATCAGCAAACTTAAGAATCAGAGTTAAACCTTCGAAACCCGGTATGCTGGAAAACACAGCGACTGTTTCCGCCACAGAATCAGATCCTGATCTGTCAAATAATACTTCTACCAACCGGAAATCAGTAACAGATTTAATTATTCCGAATGTATTTACGCCAAATGGTGATGGAAAAAACGACACGTTTACCATCCCACAATTGGAAAGATATCCTGAAAATGAACTGAGTATTTTCAATCGCTGGGGATCAGCAGTACTGGAGAAAAAACCTTACAAAAATGACTGGGATGGCTCTCAGCTATCAGAAGGTACTTATTTCTACCTGTTGAAGGTTAAAATGGCCAATAATACCTGGGAGGTATACAAAGGATTTGTCACGATTATCCGTTAA
- a CDS encoding NAD(P)/FAD-dependent oxidoreductase, producing MESKIEVLIIGAGLSGLTAALHFLKSGFPVTMVEKSSYPHHKVCGEYLSNEVIPYLEWLGIDLNLLSPVSIDKFQFSTNDGQLLQATLPLGGLGISRYALDHFLFQEAIARGCHIIQDTVVDLIFNEDLFLVKMANHDPITAKIVIGAYGKRDGLDQKLSRSFIQKKSPWLAIKAHYDGSFPDDLVGLHNFEGGYCGVSKVEKDRINICYLVDYATFKKYKSIPEHRLQVLYKNPHLRRIFETSKPLFDQPLTIGQISFEKKTVIENHVLMIGDTAGLIHPFCGNGMAMAIHSAKICASSVIAYLEGGLLSRSKLEKQYRTSWNQNFLSRITAGKIMSGILRKKQLTSKFMRILIKYPFLLSMMIKQTHGKPIIP from the coding sequence ATGGAATCTAAGATTGAAGTACTGATAATAGGAGCTGGACTATCTGGATTAACGGCAGCACTTCATTTTTTAAAATCAGGATTTCCAGTTACGATGGTAGAAAAATCGTCCTATCCTCATCATAAAGTTTGTGGCGAGTACTTATCAAATGAAGTAATACCCTATCTGGAATGGCTAGGTATCGATTTAAACCTATTGTCTCCCGTATCCATTGATAAATTTCAATTTTCCACGAATGACGGACAACTGCTGCAAGCTACTTTGCCTTTGGGTGGTTTGGGAATCAGCAGGTATGCTTTAGATCATTTCCTTTTTCAGGAAGCGATAGCCAGGGGCTGTCATATCATCCAAGATACAGTAGTAGACCTGATTTTTAATGAAGATCTGTTCCTTGTTAAAATGGCAAATCACGACCCGATTACAGCAAAAATTGTGATTGGTGCTTACGGCAAACGAGATGGCCTGGATCAAAAACTATCCCGCAGCTTTATTCAAAAAAAATCACCATGGCTCGCTATAAAGGCACATTATGATGGTTCCTTCCCTGATGATCTGGTAGGCCTCCACAATTTTGAAGGTGGCTATTGCGGCGTTTCAAAAGTTGAAAAAGACAGGATCAATATCTGCTACCTTGTTGACTATGCTACTTTTAAAAAGTATAAAAGCATTCCAGAACACCGTTTGCAGGTACTTTATAAAAACCCTCATTTGAGAAGAATATTTGAAACTTCGAAACCCTTGTTTGATCAGCCTTTAACCATTGGACAAATATCTTTTGAGAAGAAAACAGTCATAGAAAACCATGTACTGATGATTGGTGATACTGCCGGTCTGATCCATCCTTTTTGTGGAAATGGAATGGCAATGGCCATTCATAGTGCAAAAATTTGTGCATCCAGCGTGATCGCCTATCTGGAAGGAGGATTGTTATCCAGGTCAAAACTGGAAAAACAGTACCGAACCTCGTGGAATCAAAATTTCCTGAGTCGCATCACTGCGGGAAAAATAATGTCTGGAATTCTAAGAAAAAAACAACTGACCAGTAAATTCATGCGTATATTAATAAAATATCCCTTTCTATTGTCCATGATGATCAAGCAAACCCACGGCAAACCGATAATACCCTAA
- a CDS encoding methyltransferase domain-containing protein: MVDTTYRSELPEIMDNFSMEGEILKDALDKIAGINQLLGGNKVTLDGVKKLLNEATSPLNKPVATGVTSHSTTISILDVGCGNGDMLRVLADYAASHQLKFKLKGIDANAFTIQHASRLSASYENISYECIDIFDKSALNVPFDIILCTLTLHHFKDPELLHLLSIFKENASLGIVINDLQRSAIPYYLFIALCFVFRLNKMSKEDGLISILRGFKRKDLEQYASQLKLVNTSIRWKWAFRYQWIIPTI; the protein is encoded by the coding sequence ATGGTAGATACCACTTATAGAAGCGAATTGCCAGAAATTATGGATAACTTTTCCATGGAAGGAGAAATATTAAAAGACGCACTCGACAAAATAGCAGGAATTAACCAATTGTTGGGAGGCAATAAAGTGACGCTTGATGGGGTAAAAAAACTCCTGAATGAGGCTACGTCTCCCTTAAATAAGCCTGTAGCAACAGGAGTTACCTCACACAGCACCACAATCAGTATACTTGATGTGGGTTGCGGCAATGGAGATATGCTGCGTGTTTTAGCAGATTACGCCGCCAGCCATCAGTTGAAATTTAAACTCAAAGGCATAGATGCCAATGCTTTCACTATTCAACATGCCAGTCGGCTGTCCGCTTCTTACGAAAACATCAGTTATGAATGTATAGACATTTTCGACAAATCCGCCTTAAACGTCCCTTTTGATATTATTTTATGCACGCTTACTTTACATCATTTTAAAGACCCAGAACTCCTGCATTTACTCTCTATTTTTAAAGAAAATGCAAGTTTAGGCATTGTCATTAATGATTTACAGCGCAGTGCGATTCCGTATTACCTGTTTATCGCCTTATGTTTCGTTTTCCGGCTCAATAAAATGTCAAAAGAAGACGGACTGATTTCTATCTTAAGGGGATTTAAAAGAAAAGATCTGGAACAATACGCCAGTCAATTGAAACTAGTAAACACCTCCATCCGTTGGAAATGGGCATTCCGTTACCAATGGATTATCCCGACCATATGA
- a CDS encoding type III polyketide synthase, which produces MSVKIITVAKAIPEFSRTTSEIIPFLDSWLAAQEERFKRKVKKVFENAMVDQRYSIMSPEDVFGKTSFEERNNLYIREGIKLGTTCLREALAKANWKSTDLDYIITVSCTGIMIPSLDAYLINALNLRQDIVRLPVTEMGCAAGISGIIYAKNFLKANPGKRAAVVAVESPTATLQLNDFSMANMVSAAIFGDGAACVLLSADENDSGPEIIGEEMYHFYNSEQLMGFHLSNTGLKMVLDVDVPENIAAHFPEIIHPFLKKHDLTLQDIDHLIFHPGGKKIIQVVEELFGNSGKNILDTKEILRQYGNMSSATVLYVLERFMEKQPKKGDFGLMLSFGPGFSAQRILLKW; this is translated from the coding sequence ATGAGCGTAAAAATTATAACAGTAGCAAAAGCAATTCCTGAATTTTCAAGAACCACCAGCGAAATTATCCCCTTTCTTGACAGCTGGCTGGCTGCACAGGAAGAGCGTTTCAAAAGAAAAGTCAAGAAAGTTTTTGAGAATGCAATGGTGGATCAACGATATTCTATAATGTCGCCAGAGGATGTTTTTGGAAAAACATCTTTTGAAGAACGCAATAACCTGTACATCCGGGAAGGCATCAAACTTGGCACTACCTGTTTAAGGGAGGCGCTGGCCAAAGCAAATTGGAAATCTACCGACCTGGACTATATCATTACCGTCAGCTGTACTGGTATCATGATTCCCTCTTTAGACGCTTATCTGATCAATGCTTTGAACCTTCGACAAGACATTGTGCGTCTTCCGGTGACTGAGATGGGCTGTGCTGCAGGCATCTCCGGCATCATTTATGCCAAGAACTTCTTAAAAGCAAATCCTGGAAAACGAGCAGCTGTTGTGGCAGTAGAATCCCCAACAGCCACCCTGCAGTTGAATGATTTTTCTATGGCCAATATGGTCAGTGCCGCCATTTTTGGCGATGGTGCAGCCTGTGTTTTATTATCAGCGGATGAAAATGACTCCGGTCCTGAAATTATTGGGGAAGAAATGTATCATTTCTACAATTCCGAGCAGCTCATGGGTTTTCATTTGAGTAATACCGGTCTGAAAATGGTGCTGGACGTCGATGTTCCGGAAAACATAGCCGCTCATTTTCCAGAAATCATCCACCCATTTTTAAAGAAACATGATTTAACCCTGCAAGATATTGATCATTTGATCTTCCATCCAGGGGGGAAAAAGATCATTCAGGTGGTAGAAGAACTTTTCGGAAATTCCGGCAAAAACATCCTGGATACTAAAGAAATATTGCGGCAATACGGTAATATGTCTAGTGCTACCGTCCTGTATGTTCTGGAACGATTTATGGAAAAGCAGCCGAAAAAAGGAGATTTTGGTCTGATGCTCAGCTTTGGACCCGGTTTTTCTGCGCAGAGAATATTATTAAAGTGGTAA
- a CDS encoding 3-hydroxyacyl-ACP dehydratase FabZ family protein: protein MNKEEILTHLPYSKPFLFVDELLSIDENGSIGTYTYDKDLDFYKGHFKDNPVTPGVILTETMAQIGLVCLGIFLTATATSGLPGHVMLTSTAIDFMKPVFPGEKVTVTTEKVYFRFKKLHCNVQMTNAAGEVVCKGTISGMVTNKMNA from the coding sequence ATGAACAAAGAAGAAATCCTAACCCACTTACCTTATAGCAAGCCATTTTTATTTGTTGACGAACTATTATCTATCGATGAGAATGGTTCTATTGGAACTTATACGTACGATAAAGACCTTGATTTTTACAAAGGACATTTCAAAGATAACCCAGTAACTCCAGGCGTAATTTTAACGGAAACTATGGCACAGATCGGACTGGTTTGCCTGGGTATTTTCCTGACTGCCACTGCCACTTCCGGACTTCCAGGACACGTGATGCTGACCTCTACTGCCATTGATTTCATGAAACCAGTTTTTCCGGGAGAAAAAGTAACTGTAACTACTGAAAAAGTGTATTTCCGTTTTAAAAAGCTCCATTGTAATGTTCAAATGACCAATGCAGCAGGTGAAGTAGTTTGTAAAGGAACGATTTCAGGAATGGTAACCAATAAAATGAATGCCTAA
- a CDS encoding beta-ketoacyl-[acyl-carrier-protein] synthase family protein, producing the protein MPNRVVITGMGVVAPNGVGLTPFLEAIQKGRSGISYHPLLASLEFSCQIAGTPVLSESLIASYFSELELRNFNSSGILYGVIAAMDAWKDAGLTIDTSAEPDWESGTIFGSGTSGVDKFREAIYKIDALQTRRLGSNVVSQTMASGISAYIGGKLGLGNQVSSNSSACTTGTESILMAYERIKSGQATRMLAGSTSDSGPYIWAGFDAMKVCTFKHNESPQTGSRPMSASASGFVPGSGAGAFVVESLESALARGARIYAEILGGNINSGGQRGTGTMTAPNAMAVQHCIRKAIQDAGIQASEIDLINGHLTATSKDTLEIQNWSEALERSGEDFPYINSLKSMVGHCLTAAGSIECVAALLQMERSFIAPNLNCEDLNPAITALISANKIPQKQIPHPIRILAKASFGFGDVNACIIFKKHIDN; encoded by the coding sequence ATGCCTAACAGAGTGGTCATAACAGGTATGGGTGTAGTTGCACCAAATGGAGTTGGTTTAACTCCATTTCTTGAAGCTATACAGAAGGGCCGCTCCGGCATCAGTTACCATCCCTTATTGGCCAGCCTTGAATTTTCCTGTCAGATTGCAGGTACGCCTGTGCTTTCTGAGTCCTTAATTGCCAGCTATTTCTCTGAACTTGAATTGAGAAACTTCAACAGTTCAGGTATCTTATATGGCGTTATCGCAGCAATGGATGCCTGGAAAGATGCAGGACTAACAATTGATACTTCAGCAGAACCGGATTGGGAGAGCGGGACAATATTTGGCAGCGGCACTTCCGGAGTAGATAAATTCCGGGAGGCCATTTACAAAATCGATGCCCTGCAAACCCGCAGATTAGGCAGCAATGTAGTTTCCCAAACAATGGCCAGCGGTATCAGTGCTTATATCGGTGGAAAGCTGGGACTAGGCAATCAGGTCAGCAGCAACTCATCGGCCTGTACAACTGGCACAGAAAGTATTTTAATGGCTTATGAGCGCATTAAATCCGGACAGGCGACTAGAATGCTTGCGGGAAGCACCAGCGACAGCGGGCCTTATATCTGGGCCGGATTTGACGCCATGAAAGTTTGTACATTTAAGCATAATGAATCTCCGCAAACGGGTTCCCGTCCAATGAGTGCAAGTGCCAGTGGATTTGTGCCCGGAAGCGGCGCCGGTGCATTTGTTGTGGAATCGCTGGAGAGTGCCTTGGCCAGAGGTGCTAGAATTTACGCAGAAATCCTGGGTGGGAATATCAACTCAGGCGGACAAAGAGGTACAGGTACCATGACTGCCCCAAATGCAATGGCAGTACAGCACTGTATCCGAAAAGCGATTCAAGACGCAGGGATCCAGGCCAGCGAGATCGACCTGATCAACGGACACCTCACCGCTACCTCAAAAGATACCCTAGAGATCCAAAACTGGTCTGAAGCACTGGAAAGATCCGGCGAAGATTTTCCTTATATCAATTCTTTAAAATCAATGGTCGGGCATTGCCTGACTGCTGCAGGCAGCATTGAATGTGTCGCAGCCCTATTGCAGATGGAGCGGAGTTTTATCGCCCCAAACCTCAATTGCGAAGACTTGAATCCAGCCATCACCGCATTGATTTCGGCCAATAAAATTCCCCAGAAACAAATCCCTCATCCCATCCGTATTCTTGCGAAAGCCAGCTTCGGTTTCGGAGATGTGAATGCCTGTATCATTTTTAAAAAACATATTGACAACTGA
- a CDS encoding 4'-phosphopantetheinyl transferase family protein, protein MIGNDIIDLRQAMLESNWRRKGYLDKLFSTKEQNWILKAKDQTQMVWLLWSMKESAYKIHSRRNNWRAFAPLKLTCQTLEIKGERVTGNVQCENITFFTQSMLSQHFIHTVATEQYPLPTIKVSISSYNPMDPSYRNTDPATVSHHGRYLALAYL, encoded by the coding sequence ATGATAGGAAATGATATTATTGATTTGCGACAGGCCATGCTGGAAAGCAACTGGCGCAGAAAGGGATATCTGGACAAACTATTCTCCACAAAAGAACAAAATTGGATTCTGAAAGCTAAAGATCAAACGCAAATGGTTTGGTTGTTGTGGAGCATGAAAGAATCAGCCTATAAAATTCATTCCCGGAGAAACAACTGGCGCGCATTTGCTCCTTTAAAACTGACTTGTCAAACCCTGGAAATCAAAGGAGAACGGGTTACCGGCAACGTGCAATGTGAAAATATTACGTTCTTCACGCAAAGCATGCTCAGCCAGCATTTCATTCATACGGTTGCAACAGAGCAATACCCCTTGCCCACTATTAAGGTGAGTATTAGCAGCTATAATCCCATGGATCCAAGTTATAGAAATACAGATCCGGCCACAGTGAGTCACCATGGCCGATACCTGGCATTGGCCTATTTATAA
- a CDS encoding Ppx/GppA phosphatase family protein: MLRYAAIDIGSNAVRLLIADITKTEEGFGFKKNTLIRVPLRLGDDAFLDHRISKRKTEDLLKTMSAFKNLMDVYQVSKYLACATSAMREAENGGEIIKQVKEVCDLKLEIIHGQREANIIYANHIEETLDNKKSYLYIDVGGGSTELSVFVNRIPVASKSFDIGTIRILDNQDREETWEEMKLWVKENTKSLKNLAAIGTGGNINKLYRMSDEKEGMPMSFLKLKTLYNNLNGHSLKERIQVFGLNPDRADVIIPACEIYITLLKWTGIKQIYVPKVGLADGIINLLIEENLS, from the coding sequence ATGCTTAGATATGCTGCTATAGATATAGGGTCCAATGCCGTGAGGTTGTTAATTGCCGACATCACTAAAACTGAGGAAGGTTTTGGCTTTAAGAAAAATACATTGATCAGGGTTCCTTTACGCTTGGGGGATGATGCTTTTTTAGATCACCGCATTTCTAAGAGAAAAACGGAAGATTTACTAAAAACCATGAGCGCATTTAAAAACCTGATGGATGTATATCAGGTGTCTAAATACCTTGCTTGTGCAACTTCGGCCATGCGTGAAGCAGAAAATGGAGGAGAAATCATCAAGCAGGTAAAGGAAGTATGTGACCTTAAGCTGGAAATTATCCATGGACAAAGGGAGGCAAACATCATTTATGCCAACCATATTGAGGAAACACTCGACAATAAAAAAAGCTATTTATATATTGATGTAGGTGGTGGAAGTACGGAACTTTCCGTGTTTGTAAACCGCATTCCGGTGGCCTCAAAATCTTTTGATATTGGAACGATCAGGATTTTGGACAATCAAGATAGGGAAGAAACCTGGGAAGAGATGAAATTGTGGGTTAAAGAAAACACAAAATCACTAAAAAACCTTGCCGCTATCGGTACTGGTGGAAACATCAACAAGCTATACCGGATGTCTGATGAGAAAGAAGGGATGCCAATGTCTTTTTTGAAATTGAAGACCCTTTACAATAACCTGAACGGTCATTCTTTAAAAGAAAGGATTCAGGTATTTGGCTTAAATCCAGATCGTGCGGATGTAATTATTCCGGCTTGTGAGATTTACATTACCTTGTTAAAATGGACGGGAATTAAGCAGATATATGTGCCCAAAGTTGGGCTTGCTGATGGGATTATCAATCTTTTAATCGAAGAAAACTTAAGTTAG